One genomic window of Cupriavidus oxalaticus includes the following:
- the hisA gene encoding 1-(5-phosphoribosyl)-5-[(5-phosphoribosylamino)methylideneamino]imidazole-4-carboxamide isomerase: protein MLLIPAIDLKDGQCVRLKQGDMDQATVFSEDPAAMARHWVEQGARRLHLVDLNGAFVGKPRNEAAIKAIIAEVGDEIPVQLGGGIRDLNTIERWLDDGLSYVIIGTAAVKNPGFLKDACSAFGGHIIVGLDAKDGKVATDGWSKLTGHEVADLARKYEDYGVEAIIYTDIGRDGMLQGINIDATVKLAQSMSIPVIASGGLSNLADIDNLCAVEGEGVEGVICGRAIYSGDLNFADAQARADKLRDGQ from the coding sequence ATGTTGCTCATTCCGGCCATCGACCTGAAGGACGGTCAGTGTGTACGCCTCAAACAAGGCGACATGGACCAGGCCACCGTCTTTTCCGAAGATCCCGCCGCCATGGCACGCCACTGGGTGGAGCAGGGCGCGCGGCGCCTCCACCTGGTGGACCTGAACGGCGCGTTCGTGGGCAAGCCCCGCAACGAGGCGGCCATCAAGGCCATCATCGCCGAGGTCGGCGATGAGATCCCGGTGCAACTGGGGGGCGGTATCCGCGACCTGAACACCATCGAACGCTGGCTGGACGACGGCTTGTCGTACGTCATCATCGGCACCGCGGCGGTGAAGAATCCCGGCTTCCTGAAGGACGCCTGCTCGGCCTTCGGCGGCCACATCATCGTCGGCCTCGATGCCAAGGACGGCAAGGTCGCCACCGACGGCTGGAGCAAGCTGACCGGGCATGAAGTGGCGGACCTGGCGCGCAAGTATGAAGATTACGGTGTCGAAGCCATCATCTATACCGACATCGGCCGCGACGGCATGCTGCAGGGGATCAATATCGACGCCACCGTCAAGCTGGCGCAGTCGATGTCGATCCCGGTGATCGCCAGCGGCGGCCTGTCCAACCTGGCGGATATCGACAACCTGTGCGCGGTCGAGGGCGAGGGTGTGGAAGGCGTCATCTGCGGCCGCGCGATCTACTCCGGTGATCTGAACTTTGCCGATGCGCAGGCCCGTGCCGACAAGCTGCGCGACGGCCAGTAA